A portion of the Deltaproteobacteria bacterium genome contains these proteins:
- a CDS encoding YceI family protein yields MRRYIVSTFLAATLALPTVGRAATTWEIDPAHTSAGFAIRHLMVSTVRGDFRKVSGKVNLDEQDVTKSTIEATIDVASVDTGIVKRDDHLRSPDFFDVAKHPAMTFKSKKIQKGSSDGNYKITGDLTLHGVTKEVVLDFEGSLKPVKSPQGKTIIGGMATTKINRKDFGLTWNAALETGGVAVGEEVTITVDIELTQAAATAAVTPGTVSEAAQKTVEKAADKAMDKAAGAVVDKAMDKAMPNPLGR; encoded by the coding sequence ATGCGTCGTTATATCGTATCCACTTTTCTGGCCGCGACTTTGGCGCTCCCAACGGTTGGCCGTGCTGCAACAACCTGGGAGATCGACCCCGCCCACACCAGTGCAGGGTTCGCCATTCGTCACTTGATGGTCTCTACCGTGCGCGGCGATTTTCGCAAAGTCTCTGGCAAAGTGAACCTCGATGAACAGGATGTCACGAAATCAACCATCGAAGCTACAATTGACGTTGCTTCCGTCGACACCGGGATCGTCAAACGTGATGATCACCTGCGGAGCCCGGACTTTTTTGATGTTGCCAAACACCCAGCCATGACTTTTAAGTCGAAAAAAATCCAGAAAGGGAGTAGTGACGGCAATTACAAGATCACCGGTGACCTGACGCTCCACGGTGTTACAAAGGAAGTGGTTCTAGATTTCGAAGGCAGCCTTAAACCCGTCAAGAGCCCGCAAGGAAAGACCATCATCGGCGGCATGGCCACCACCAAAATTAACCGCAAAGACTTCGGCTTGACCTGGAACGCGGCATTGGAAACCGGTGGGGTCGCTGTTGGTGAGGAGGTCACCATCACTGTCGACATTGAGCTGACGCAAGCTGCGGCAACCGCGGCAGTCACTCCAGGCACTGTTTCAGAAGCTGCACAGAAAACGGTAGAAAAAGCGGCTGACAAAGCAATGGACAAAGCGGCAGGCGCAGTCGTGGACAAAGCAATGGACAAAGCGATGCCGAATCCGCTGGGAAGATAA